From a single Hymenobacter sp. YIM 151500-1 genomic region:
- a CDS encoding YciE/YciF ferroxidase family protein, translating into MANEQLKTLIQQGLAALKAGSQVAAGATAEIQNDVRNPQLKQALEQGNETAKQWAARIERAHQEAGGSGEQRNPILEAHYEVSQKIRQQAPDDTTRDLGIIAAGQLALHYWIASFGTLRTYAAQAGLGQTEQDLQACLDEAKQADEQHTRIAEHIMGSA; encoded by the coding sequence ATGGCAAACGAACAACTGAAAACGCTCATTCAGCAGGGCCTGGCCGCCCTGAAAGCCGGCAGCCAGGTGGCAGCCGGCGCTACGGCCGAAATCCAGAACGACGTGCGCAACCCCCAGCTCAAGCAGGCACTGGAACAAGGCAACGAAACGGCCAAGCAGTGGGCCGCCCGCATCGAGCGGGCCCACCAGGAAGCCGGCGGAAGCGGAGAGCAGCGCAACCCTATCCTGGAAGCCCACTACGAAGTCAGCCAAAAAATCCGGCAGCAGGCCCCCGACGACACGACGCGCGACCTGGGTATCATTGCCGCCGGCCAGCTGGCCCTGCACTACTGGATTGCCTCCTTCGGCACGCTACGCACCTACGCCGCCCAGGCCGGCCTGGGCCAGACCGAGCAGGACCTGCAAGCCTGCCTCGACGAAGCCAAGCAAGCCGACGAGCAGCACACCCGGATTGCCGAGCACATCATGGGGTCGGCCTAA
- a CDS encoding M28 family peptidase: protein MQHLLWLAGLCLVSSLPAAGQTAAPKMPKPIRKPLAGIQAKAFEAHVRYLADDRLQGRQPGTPGYRQAANYAADQLRKYGVEPAGDNGTYLQTVRLRRAFTEPGATLRLQAAGSTLNLPLTYGTDFTCYPNPGETSTQVEAPVVFAGLGISAPELGYDDYAGLDAQGKMVVVTRGIEPRQFPDAVRLYNTDLLTVLQTAVRHGAVGVLLASVKPAARLPEASRGQVSVLGTDGRVAVSRTYAGPQLRVVGSVSAATLHQLFMGAATDTARALASLRAGRPASVGLVGQVAASQRSRHQDFESYNVVGKISGSDPALREEYVVHTAHLDHLGVGPAVQGDSIYNGAHDNATGVASVLEIAGAYRRLRTPPRRSVLLALVTGEELGLLGSAYLAQHPPAPPRQLVANINTDMPTIIAPLLSVVPLGAENSSLAAPVAEAARLLGLTVEADPEPAQNRFIRSDQYSFVAQGVPAVHIKYGNRTADGQNNLSQLVQAWRARTYHKPQDDLNGQFDWQAGQLYTRLNFLLGYLVANDAKRPTWNEGNFFGESRL from the coding sequence ATGCAACACCTCCTGTGGCTTGCCGGGCTATGCCTGGTTAGCTCCCTACCGGCCGCGGGCCAAACGGCTGCGCCCAAGATGCCCAAGCCCATCCGCAAACCCCTGGCCGGCATCCAGGCCAAGGCATTTGAAGCCCACGTGCGCTACCTGGCCGATGACCGGCTGCAGGGGCGGCAGCCGGGTACGCCGGGCTACCGCCAGGCGGCCAACTACGCCGCCGACCAGCTCAGGAAATACGGGGTGGAGCCGGCTGGCGACAACGGCACCTACCTGCAAACCGTGCGGCTGCGGCGGGCCTTCACGGAGCCAGGCGCTACGCTGCGCCTGCAAGCCGCCGGCTCCACACTCAACCTGCCGCTCACCTACGGCACCGACTTCACCTGCTACCCCAACCCCGGCGAGACAAGCACCCAGGTAGAAGCCCCGGTGGTGTTTGCCGGCCTGGGCATTTCGGCGCCGGAGCTGGGCTACGACGACTACGCCGGCCTCGACGCCCAGGGCAAAATGGTGGTGGTGACGCGCGGCATCGAGCCCCGGCAGTTTCCGGACGCCGTGCGCCTCTACAACACCGACCTGCTCACGGTGCTGCAAACCGCCGTCCGCCACGGAGCCGTGGGCGTGCTGCTGGCCTCCGTGAAGCCCGCCGCCCGCCTGCCCGAAGCGTCCCGCGGGCAGGTGAGCGTGCTGGGCACTGATGGCCGCGTGGCCGTGTCCCGGACCTACGCCGGGCCCCAGCTGCGGGTGGTGGGCTCGGTGAGTGCAGCCACCTTGCACCAGCTGTTCATGGGCGCGGCCACCGACACGGCCCGCGCCCTGGCTTCGCTGCGGGCCGGGCGGCCGGCTTCGGTGGGGCTGGTTGGGCAAGTAGCGGCCAGCCAGCGCAGCCGCCACCAGGATTTCGAGAGCTATAACGTAGTAGGTAAAATCAGTGGCTCCGACCCGGCTTTGCGCGAAGAGTACGTGGTGCACACCGCCCACCTCGACCACCTGGGCGTGGGCCCGGCCGTGCAGGGCGACTCCATCTACAACGGGGCCCACGACAACGCCACCGGCGTGGCCAGCGTGCTGGAAATTGCCGGGGCCTACCGCCGTCTGCGCACCCCGCCGCGCCGCTCGGTGCTGCTGGCCCTGGTGACGGGGGAGGAGTTGGGCCTGCTGGGCTCGGCCTACCTGGCTCAGCACCCGCCCGCGCCTCCGCGCCAACTGGTGGCTAATATCAACACCGACATGCCCACCATCATTGCCCCGTTGCTGTCCGTTGTGCCGCTGGGTGCCGAAAACTCTTCCCTGGCCGCGCCCGTGGCCGAAGCCGCCCGCCTGCTGGGCCTGACCGTGGAGGCCGACCCCGAGCCCGCGCAAAACCGCTTCATCCGCTCCGACCAGTACTCCTTCGTAGCTCAGGGCGTGCCGGCCGTGCACATCAAGTACGGCAACCGCACCGCCGACGGGCAAAACAACCTGAGCCAGCTGGTACAAGCGTGGCGGGCCCGCACCTACCACAAACCCCAGGACGACCTCAACGGCCAGTTCGACTGGCAAGCCGGCCAGCTCTACACCCGCCTCAACTTTCTGCTGGGCTATCTGGTAGCCAACGACGCGAAGCGCCCCACGTGGAACGAGGGCAATTTCTTCGGGGAAAGCAGGCTGTAA
- a CDS encoding type III secretion system effector protein, protein MLGHSIVLERASGEEGLDLFEEAVKADLQKIYATPTGRALLQSLHASGKQTTISYAFDGLNRAIIPKAHAEQCYYKADGITPEKGLGLTIAYNPAREVIGEEAWAKRPPAIGLAHELIHAEQAAYGRMREGMGTNPGRINRLDPTKPAQAPVLELETVGVPPHDDYHVTENKIRQEWTPTQPLRTQY, encoded by the coding sequence ATGCTGGGGCATTCTATTGTGCTAGAACGAGCGAGCGGTGAAGAAGGACTTGATTTGTTTGAAGAGGCAGTAAAAGCAGATTTGCAAAAAATTTACGCTACTCCAACCGGCCGTGCATTACTACAATCTTTACATGCATCTGGTAAACAAACCACTATTTCCTATGCTTTTGATGGATTAAATCGGGCAATCATTCCTAAAGCTCACGCCGAGCAATGTTACTATAAAGCGGACGGCATCACTCCAGAAAAAGGCTTGGGCTTAACAATAGCATACAATCCGGCTCGGGAGGTAATTGGCGAAGAAGCATGGGCGAAACGTCCTCCCGCTATTGGGCTGGCGCACGAGCTTATTCATGCTGAGCAAGCGGCCTACGGTAGAATGCGAGAAGGTATGGGTACTAACCCAGGCCGCATAAACCGTCTTGATCCAACCAAACCAGCCCAAGCCCCTGTTTTAGAACTCGAAACCGTAGGTGTGCCGCCACACGATGATTACCACGTCACTGAGAACAAAATACGCCAAGAGTGGACTCCCACGCAGCCTCTGAGAACCCAGTATTAA
- a CDS encoding MFS transporter, which translates to MSIHTLSVASSRRTTHRVAVSVAFLFQGLCFSTWASRIPSVQQRLGLSDAELGGVLLAVPVGLLISLPISGWLVARYGSRTLAVLGVLLYAATLPLLGLAPTTPWLVAALVLNGLVSNLANISVNTQAVGVEALYDKSIMASFHGIWSLAGFGGAALGSLMISQHVAPLPHFTGMAALVAAGVLLLRPYLLPTDAPRPQGQPIFVLPDRPMLLLGLLAFCSLLCEGTMFDWSGVYFRKVVRVEEALTGVGFTAFMSTMAAGRFIADWFTDRFGRARTLQVSGLLTAGGLLLAVALPQLVPATVGFLLVGLGVSSVVPLVYGAAGRSRTMAAGVALAAVSTVGFAGFLLGPPVIGLVAGLSSLRVSFSIIALIGLSIALLARQVEEE; encoded by the coding sequence ATGTCTATTCACACCCTTTCCGTGGCCTCTTCCCGCCGCACCACACACCGCGTGGCCGTGAGCGTGGCGTTCTTGTTTCAGGGCCTGTGCTTTTCGACCTGGGCCTCCCGCATTCCCAGCGTGCAGCAACGCCTGGGCCTCTCCGACGCCGAGCTGGGCGGGGTGCTGCTGGCCGTGCCCGTAGGCCTGCTGATTTCCCTGCCGATTTCGGGGTGGCTGGTGGCCCGCTATGGCAGCCGTACCCTGGCCGTACTGGGGGTGCTGCTCTATGCCGCCACTCTGCCTCTGCTGGGCCTGGCCCCCACCACGCCCTGGCTGGTGGCGGCCCTGGTGCTCAACGGCCTGGTCAGCAACCTGGCCAACATCAGCGTCAACACCCAGGCCGTAGGCGTGGAGGCCCTCTACGACAAGTCCATTATGGCTTCCTTCCACGGCATCTGGAGCCTGGCGGGCTTCGGCGGGGCGGCCCTAGGCTCTTTGATGATAAGCCAGCACGTGGCCCCATTGCCGCACTTTACGGGCATGGCGGCGCTGGTAGCGGCCGGGGTGCTGCTGCTCCGTCCCTACCTGCTCCCCACCGACGCCCCCCGCCCCCAGGGCCAGCCCATCTTCGTGCTGCCCGATCGGCCCATGCTGCTGCTAGGGCTGCTGGCGTTCTGCTCCCTGCTCTGCGAAGGCACCATGTTCGACTGGAGCGGGGTATATTTCCGCAAGGTGGTGCGCGTGGAGGAGGCTCTCACTGGCGTGGGCTTCACCGCCTTCATGAGCACCATGGCCGCCGGCCGCTTTATTGCCGACTGGTTTACGGACCGGTTTGGGCGGGCCCGCACCTTGCAGGTTAGCGGCCTGCTCACGGCGGGCGGGCTGCTGCTGGCCGTGGCTCTGCCCCAGCTGGTGCCCGCCACAGTGGGCTTCCTGCTGGTGGGGCTGGGCGTGTCGTCGGTGGTGCCGCTGGTGTACGGGGCGGCGGGCCGCAGCCGCACCATGGCGGCCGGCGTGGCCCTGGCCGCCGTGTCCACGGTGGGCTTCGCCGGGTTTCTGCTGGGCCCGCCGGTTATCGGCCTGGTAGCCGGCCTGAGCAGCCTGCGGGTGTCGTTTTCGATTATTGCCCTGATTGGCCTGAGCATCGCCCTGCTAGCCCGGCAGGTGGAGGAAGAGTAG
- a CDS encoding DNA/RNA non-specific endonuclease, whose product MLRPASLLLLGITLACSQPDTASSAAAPPAEAPANQAAPRLTETFETGSKSAYTPAEEALGTGRWLLDDALLGSSDQDHKRGRQAARLRGRGRLRMAFDAPAGVRLIRISSAAYGQDPASTWELWASQDGGRSYRRLGQPVRTQGPRLVVSAFLAPTPAPLRLEIRKTDGSPARLNLDDIELATTPDPAAGAPAAPAAASPTGSGSPPSAAPSSGQATRTLSPQDLKSLSDHLLLGNPSGATASLSSPTNYLLSKPQYAVGYNAQRGTPTWVSWHLSPAWMGSAPRQDDFRPDPALPRQFYAVTPRSYSGSGFDKGHSCPSGDRTFDLDDNSNTFLMTNMIPQAGNNNQRTWSALEEWTRQQVRQGQEAYIIMGCYGKGGTGANGYATTLDQGRVTVPARIWKVVVLLPEGPDDLRRIAAGQARILAVDTPNDQSVSPDWSRYRVSVAIIEQATGLDLLSQLPPEVQTRLQKKVDTGPVR is encoded by the coding sequence ATGCTTCGCCCTGCCTCCCTCCTGCTGCTGGGTATTACCCTGGCCTGCTCCCAGCCCGACACTGCTTCCTCTGCCGCGGCCCCGCCCGCCGAAGCGCCGGCTAACCAGGCCGCCCCGCGCCTCACCGAAACCTTTGAAACCGGCAGCAAGAGTGCCTACACCCCCGCCGAGGAAGCCCTCGGCACTGGCCGCTGGCTGCTCGACGATGCCCTGCTGGGCTCCTCCGACCAAGACCACAAGCGGGGCCGGCAGGCCGCCCGCCTCCGCGGCCGGGGCCGCCTGCGCATGGCCTTCGACGCCCCGGCCGGCGTGCGGCTGATTCGCATCAGCTCGGCCGCCTACGGCCAGGACCCGGCCAGCACCTGGGAGCTGTGGGCCAGCCAGGACGGGGGCCGCAGCTACCGCCGCCTCGGCCAGCCCGTGCGCACCCAGGGCCCGCGCCTGGTGGTCAGCGCCTTCCTGGCGCCCACGCCGGCCCCCCTGCGCCTGGAAATCCGCAAAACCGACGGCAGCCCCGCCCGCCTCAACCTCGACGACATCGAGCTGGCCACCACCCCCGACCCGGCCGCCGGAGCCCCGGCGGCCCCGGCCGCGGCTTCGCCAACCGGCTCCGGCTCCCCGCCCTCCGCTGCCCCGTCATCCGGTCAGGCCACCAGGACCCTGAGCCCCCAGGACTTGAAATCCCTGTCCGACCACCTGTTGCTAGGCAACCCCAGCGGGGCCACGGCCAGCCTCAGCTCCCCCACCAACTACCTGCTCAGCAAGCCCCAGTACGCCGTGGGCTACAACGCCCAGCGCGGCACGCCCACCTGGGTAAGCTGGCACCTGAGCCCGGCCTGGATGGGCTCGGCTCCTCGCCAGGACGACTTCCGCCCCGACCCCGCCCTGCCCCGGCAGTTCTACGCCGTTACGCCCCGCTCTTACAGCGGCTCAGGCTTCGACAAGGGCCACAGCTGCCCCAGCGGCGACCGGACCTTCGACCTGGACGATAACTCCAACACCTTCCTGATGACCAACATGATACCGCAGGCCGGCAACAACAACCAGCGCACCTGGAGCGCCCTGGAGGAGTGGACCCGCCAGCAGGTGCGCCAGGGCCAGGAAGCCTACATCATCATGGGCTGCTACGGCAAGGGCGGCACCGGCGCCAACGGCTACGCCACCACCCTCGACCAGGGCCGCGTCACCGTGCCCGCCCGCATCTGGAAAGTGGTGGTGCTGCTGCCCGAAGGCCCCGACGACCTGCGCCGCATTGCCGCCGGCCAGGCCCGCATCCTCGCCGTTGACACCCCCAACGACCAGTCCGTCAGCCCCGACTGGAGCCGCTACCGCGTGTCGGTTGCTATTATCGAGCAAGCCACCGGCCTCGACCTGCTCAGCCAGCTGCCTCCAGAGGTGCAGACCCGCTTGCAGAAGAAGGTGGATACCGGGCCGGTACGGTAG